In Pleurocapsa sp. PCC 7319, the following are encoded in one genomic region:
- a CDS encoding peptidase domain-containing ABC transporter, giving the protein MKYSIVLQHSEEDCGAACIATIAKHYGRTFAISRVREAVGTGARGTTLLGMSRGAEAFGFNARQVKATSQIIDRLHEAPLPAIIHWKGYHWVVLYGKKGKNHVIADPGVGIRYLNRRELVAGWGNGVMLLLTPDDSRFYEQENDKVGGFGRYLKRVWPYRHILFLAIVINFVVGLLSLASPLMMQLLTDDVLVRGDTQLLTTVAIGVIFMNLFRSVVGLVQSHLVGHFGQKLQLGLIFDYGRRLMHLPLAYFEGRRSGEVVSRIADVNAINVLISQIVLGLPSQFFIAIISLCLMIAYSWELTVASIVAFVVITLINFLFLPALRRKTRNLIVLGTENQGFLVETFRGVQILKTTQATSQAWQEYQANYGRLANLGWSKMKLGLYSGTTTGILSTFISIGVMWLGSYLVIGGKLSIGQLMAYNGMSGNFLGFLGAVIGLVDEFITAQVVIQRLTEVIDATPEDENDFQKPWAEIPGDADIICKQLNFHHAGRVDLLEDFSVKIPGGRIIALIGESGCGKSTLAKLIAGLYSSQSGNIRYDLYNQQDISLECLRQQVVLVPQEAHFWSRSIIENFRFSYPNVSFEQIVKACQIAGADEFISELPDKYQTVLGEFGANLSGGQKQRLAIARAIVSDPPVLILDESTGALDPVSEARVLEQLLAHRQGKTTIMISHRPKVIRRADWIVMLEGGKLKIQGTAQDLAAQAGDHLDFLDDFVPSAKNLALLSLGDRISSNGHSPH; this is encoded by the coding sequence ATGAAATACTCAATTGTCCTACAACATAGTGAAGAAGACTGTGGTGCTGCTTGTATTGCCACGATCGCCAAACACTATGGACGCACCTTTGCCATTAGCCGTGTTCGTGAAGCAGTAGGCACAGGCGCGCGAGGCACGACCTTGTTAGGTATGAGTCGCGGTGCAGAAGCCTTTGGGTTCAATGCCCGTCAAGTTAAAGCTACTAGTCAAATTATCGATCGCCTGCACGAAGCTCCATTGCCAGCCATCATTCACTGGAAAGGCTACCACTGGGTCGTTTTATACGGCAAAAAAGGAAAAAATCATGTCATTGCTGACCCTGGCGTAGGTATTCGCTACCTGAATCGCAGAGAGTTGGTCGCAGGTTGGGGTAACGGTGTAATGCTGTTACTAACGCCAGATGACAGCCGTTTTTACGAGCAGGAAAATGACAAAGTAGGTGGTTTTGGTCGCTATCTCAAACGAGTTTGGCCTTACCGTCATATTTTGTTTTTAGCTATTGTCATCAATTTTGTCGTGGGGCTACTTTCTTTAGCTTCTCCCTTAATGATGCAACTACTTACTGATGATGTTTTGGTTAGAGGTGATACCCAACTGTTAACTACAGTCGCCATCGGGGTTATCTTTATGAATCTGTTTAGAAGTGTTGTCGGCTTAGTGCAATCCCATTTAGTCGGTCATTTTGGTCAAAAACTACAACTAGGACTAATCTTTGACTATGGACGTAGGCTAATGCACTTGCCCTTAGCTTATTTTGAGGGTCGTCGCAGTGGAGAAGTAGTTAGTAGAATTGCTGATGTCAACGCTATCAATGTTTTAATTTCCCAAATAGTTTTGGGCTTACCCAGTCAATTTTTTATTGCAATTATCTCACTGTGCTTAATGATTGCCTATAGCTGGGAACTTACGGTAGCTTCAATTGTGGCTTTTGTAGTCATTACTCTAATTAATTTTCTGTTTCTGCCAGCTTTAAGGCGAAAAACCCGTAATCTAATTGTTTTAGGTACAGAAAACCAGGGTTTTTTAGTTGAAACTTTTCGTGGGGTGCAGATACTTAAAACAACTCAAGCTACTTCTCAAGCTTGGCAAGAATATCAAGCTAACTATGGTCGTCTGGCTAATCTTGGTTGGAGCAAAATGAAGCTCGGACTCTATAGCGGGACGACTACAGGTATTTTATCTACCTTTATTTCGATTGGCGTAATGTGGTTGGGTAGCTATCTAGTCATTGGAGGCAAATTAAGTATCGGTCAGTTAATGGCCTATAACGGGATGAGCGGCAATTTTCTCGGTTTTTTAGGAGCAGTAATTGGCTTAGTTGATGAGTTTATTACTGCCCAGGTAGTTATCCAACGCCTAACTGAAGTTATCGATGCGACTCCAGAGGATGAAAATGATTTCCAAAAACCTTGGGCAGAAATTCCTGGAGATGCCGATATTATTTGTAAACAGCTTAATTTTCACCATGCTGGCAGAGTCGATCTCTTAGAAGATTTTTCAGTCAAAATTCCTGGTGGTCGAATTATCGCCTTGATTGGCGAATCTGGCTGTGGAAAAAGCACTCTGGCAAAACTAATTGCTGGTTTGTATTCCTCTCAATCGGGCAATATTCGTTACGACTTATACAATCAGCAAGATATATCCCTAGAATGTCTGCGTCAACAAGTGGTATTAGTTCCTCAAGAAGCCCATTTTTGGAGTCGCTCAATTATTGAAAATTTCCGCTTTAGTTATCCTAATGTCAGCTTTGAACAAATCGTCAAAGCTTGCCAAATAGCTGGTGCTGATGAATTTATTAGCGAACTTCCCGATAAATATCAAACAGTTTTGGGAGAATTTGGGGCGAATCTTTCAGGGGGGCAGAAACAAAGATTAGCGATCGCCAGAGCTATAGTTAGCGATCCTCCAGTACTAATTTTAGATGAATCTACAGGCGCACTCGATCCAGTAAGTGAAGCTAGAGTTTTGGAGCAATTACTCGCTCATCGCCAAGGCAAAACCACAATTATGATCTCTCATCGTCCTAAGGTAATTCGCCGTGCTGATTGGATTGTAATGTTAGAGGGGGGAAAATTAAAAATCCAAGGCACAGCTCAAGATTTAGCCGCTCAAGCTGGAGATCACCTAGACTTCCTTGATGATTTTGTTCCTTCTGCCAAAAATTTAGCTTTATTATCTTTAGGCGATCGCATTTCTAGTAATGGTCATTCACCTCATTAA
- a CDS encoding HlyD family efflux transporter periplasmic adaptor subunit — protein MTNSQTNYILPPIRDNEFLPSIHNWIRFGGIFIAATLGLAIPLASKAKYKETVKAQASLRPAGELALVQAATEGQILNIAVKENQAVKQGDLIATIDDSRLQTQKNQLETNIEQAEQQLIQIEAQISTLERQIESETDRINRAIISAEAELERRRREYSDKQLTTDAEVQEAEANVRAAQKDLQRAKVEIQSSQANLKSVEAAYLAAHSKHKRYQRVAAQGALSLDHLEEAKLAVDQQQQAVVSEQAAVAMQRETVAQLQEAVVAARARLERAKTYLNPSQAEIAIAEAKIAQERASGRSTLATLVKEQQALQQQQLEIDKQLKGDRHELRQVKINLNQTKITAPVEGNIAGLALRNSSQTVRPGEQVAQIVPSNAALEVKTKVSPKDIGKLEVGQDVQIKVSACPYPDYGTLEGQVKAISSDSIPPKAQGNSTNNPLQQQGNNLGAFYEVTIEPESLTLGKGNNLCSIQLGMEGKADIIAREETALQFLLRKSRLMVDL, from the coding sequence ATGACTAATTCACAAACAAATTATATTCTTCCTCCCATTAGAGATAATGAATTTTTGCCTTCTATACATAACTGGATTAGATTTGGTGGCATCTTTATCGCTGCGACATTAGGATTAGCTATTCCCCTAGCCTCAAAAGCAAAGTATAAAGAAACAGTCAAAGCTCAAGCCAGCTTGCGTCCTGCGGGAGAATTAGCGCTCGTTCAGGCTGCTACTGAAGGACAAATTCTTAATATTGCTGTCAAAGAGAATCAAGCAGTTAAACAGGGAGATCTGATCGCAACTATCGATGATTCCCGCTTACAAACGCAAAAAAATCAACTAGAAACTAATATCGAGCAGGCAGAACAACAATTAATTCAAATTGAGGCTCAGATAAGTACCCTAGAACGCCAAATAGAATCAGAAACCGATCGCATTAACCGTGCTATTATCTCTGCGGAAGCGGAATTAGAACGTCGCCGTCGAGAATATAGCGACAAACAACTTACTACTGACGCAGAAGTACAAGAAGCTGAGGCTAATGTGAGAGCTGCTCAAAAGGATTTACAACGAGCTAAGGTAGAAATACAATCCTCTCAAGCTAATTTAAAATCTGTTGAAGCTGCTTATTTAGCAGCTCATTCCAAACACAAACGCTATCAACGTGTTGCTGCTCAAGGAGCTTTATCCCTCGATCACTTGGAAGAGGCCAAATTAGCTGTTGATCAGCAACAGCAAGCCGTTGTCTCAGAGCAAGCCGCCGTGGCTATGCAAAGAGAAACAGTTGCTCAACTACAGGAAGCAGTAGTTGCTGCTAGGGCCAGATTAGAACGGGCGAAAACTTATCTCAATCCCAGCCAGGCTGAAATTGCGATCGCCGAAGCTAAGATCGCTCAAGAACGAGCTAGTGGTCGTTCAACTTTGGCTACTTTGGTCAAAGAACAACAAGCTCTGCAACAGCAGCAGTTAGAAATCGACAAACAGCTTAAAGGCGATCGCCACGAACTACGACAGGTGAAAATTAACCTCAATCAAACTAAGATTACCGCTCCAGTAGAGGGAAATATTGCGGGACTTGCTTTACGTAATTCTAGCCAAACAGTTAGACCTGGAGAACAAGTAGCGCAAATCGTGCCGAGCAATGCAGCTTTAGAAGTTAAAACCAAAGTTTCACCTAAGGATATTGGTAAGTTAGAGGTCGGTCAAGATGTGCAAATAAAAGTATCAGCTTGCCCCTATCCCGATTACGGCACTCTTGAAGGTCAAGTAAAAGCCATCTCTTCCGATAGCATTCCCCCTAAGGCTCAAGGCAATTCTACTAACAACCCTCTTCAGCAACAAGGGAATAATCTAGGTGCTTTTTATGAAGTAACTATTGAGCCTGAAAGTTTAACCTTGGGGAAAGGTAACAATTTATGTTCTATTCAATTAGGTATGGAGGGTAAGGCAGATATTATTGCTAGAGAAGAAACCGCCTTACAATTTTTATTAAGGAAATCAAGACTGATGGTGGATTTATAG
- a CDS encoding CHAT domain-containing protein produces MKRLGRLIAIAILSLILSLSLNGWFSVNARQPINQNNSELQTPNSKLRTPNSKLRTPNSKLRTPNSELQTPNSLVQAGKQYYHAGKFADAAKALQQATQIYVANQDVIKQAQTLSFLSLAYQELGQLQQAEKAINSSLSLLENLTSGEPHNQVHAQVLNRQGRLLLARGKTEQALATFQTTELLYKQAEDKIGIIGSQINQAQALQNLGFYRRSQKLFTEIENQLETEADSLLKVKSWHNLGNIRRQGRDLESSQEILERSLTLLETLVTTQPSLLNESVLNKSQILLSLANTERALAQREEGRKNQQLANSFNQAALTHYQQAAANTDFPLIQIQSKLNQLSLELDNNLNQSTQSLLSEINSLLPQLPVSRPSIYASINLAQSLMKLEQKQEIKIAKIAPILINTVDQAQKIQDSQAESYALGTLGEFYEQKADWLQAKKFTLSALLIAQTINTPELAYRWQWQMGRIIQNRTPQIPNNQDTNTEALNYYTQAFNTLNQLRSDLVILNPEVQFSFRESVEPVYRQLVDLLLRSPQPSKRNLIQARNVIEALQLAEIDNFFRDACAKPKKVDIDNLDASAAVIYPIILENRLEIILKLPGVNNLRHYVYRDVPGIQVEQAVQALRRSLTRRSTSLNQVKQESQQIYNWLVKPLETDLENKIKTLVFVLDGSLRNLPMAALYDGKRYLIEKYAVAVTPGLQLLEPQSLLPEQLNVLLAGATDAPSFRAEGLSPLDNVEVELAEVAQQITNHQKLTEREFLQQNLKNLINSVPFNVVHIATHGTFSSNPEQTYLLDWQKRIRVKDFDNLLRVREEQIATPIELLILSACETAAGDKRAALGLAGISIRAGTRSTLATLWQINDASTTEFMIQFYQQLKNPLITKAEALRQAQLAFLTKYSDTDYDRPYHWASFILVGNWL; encoded by the coding sequence ATGAAACGTCTTGGTAGATTGATAGCTATTGCCATCTTGAGCTTAATTCTAAGTCTTAGTCTTAATGGATGGTTTTCCGTCAACGCCAGGCAACCAATTAACCAGAACAACTCCGAACTCCAAACTCCGAACTCCAAACTCCGAACTCCGAACTCCAAACTCCGAACTCCGAACTCCAAACTCCGAACTCCGAACTCCGAACTCCAAACTCCGAACTCATTAGTCCAAGCTGGCAAGCAATACTACCATGCAGGAAAATTCGCGGACGCTGCCAAAGCTTTACAACAGGCAACGCAAATATATGTAGCTAATCAAGATGTAATCAAGCAAGCACAAACTCTTAGTTTTCTATCATTAGCTTATCAAGAACTAGGACAGCTACAGCAAGCCGAAAAGGCGATCAACTCCAGTTTGTCTTTACTGGAAAATTTAACCTCAGGGGAGCCGCATAATCAAGTTCATGCCCAAGTTTTAAATCGTCAGGGACGTTTACTGTTGGCAAGGGGAAAAACGGAGCAAGCTTTAGCAACTTTTCAAACAACTGAATTATTGTATAAACAAGCCGAAGATAAGATAGGTATAATTGGTAGCCAGATTAATCAAGCTCAAGCCCTGCAAAATTTAGGATTTTATCGTCGATCGCAAAAACTATTTACAGAGATCGAAAATCAGCTAGAGACAGAAGCAGATTCTCTACTTAAGGTAAAAAGTTGGCATAACTTGGGTAATATCCGACGACAAGGAAGAGATTTAGAAAGTTCTCAGGAAATTTTAGAGCGCAGCTTAACTTTATTAGAAACATTAGTTACTACGCAACCATCGTTATTGAATGAATCTGTCCTAAATAAAAGTCAAATCCTCTTGAGTTTAGCTAATACCGAAAGGGCGTTGGCTCAAAGAGAAGAAGGTCGTAAAAATCAACAATTGGCAAACTCTTTTAATCAAGCAGCTCTAACCCATTATCAACAAGCGGCAGCAAATACTGATTTTCCTCTCATTCAAATTCAATCAAAATTAAATCAGTTGAGTCTTGAATTAGACAATAATCTAAATCAATCCACTCAATCTTTATTATCAGAAATCAATTCTCTTCTCCCTCAATTGCCCGTAAGTCGTCCATCTATTTATGCCAGTATTAACTTAGCTCAGAGTTTGATGAAGCTGGAGCAAAAACAAGAAATTAAAATTGCTAAGATTGCTCCAATATTAATTAATACAGTCGATCAAGCTCAAAAAATACAAGATTCCCAAGCAGAATCCTATGCTCTGGGAACTTTAGGCGAATTTTACGAGCAGAAAGCAGATTGGTTGCAGGCTAAAAAGTTTACCCTCTCCGCTTTATTAATTGCTCAAACTATCAATACACCAGAGCTTGCCTACAGGTGGCAATGGCAAATGGGACGTATTATTCAGAATCGCACACCACAAATACCTAATAATCAAGATACTAATACAGAAGCACTTAACTATTACACCCAAGCCTTTAACACTCTCAATCAGTTACGCAGCGATTTAGTTATCCTCAATCCAGAAGTTCAATTTTCTTTTCGTGAAAGTGTAGAACCAGTTTATCGGCAGTTAGTTGATTTACTTTTACGTTCTCCTCAACCAAGTAAAAGGAATTTAATTCAAGCTCGTAATGTAATTGAAGCACTCCAACTCGCTGAAATAGATAATTTTTTCCGCGATGCTTGTGCTAAACCAAAAAAAGTAGATATTGATAATTTAGATGCTTCCGCAGCAGTTATCTATCCCATCATCTTAGAGAATCGTTTGGAGATTATTCTTAAATTACCAGGAGTAAATAACCTGCGTCATTATGTTTATCGAGATGTTCCTGGAATTCAAGTAGAACAAGCAGTTCAAGCATTACGTCGCTCTTTAACCAGAAGAAGCACCAGTTTGAATCAGGTTAAACAGGAATCGCAACAAATTTATAATTGGTTAGTTAAACCCTTAGAAACCGATTTAGAAAATAAGATCAAAACTTTAGTATTTGTCTTAGATGGTTCATTGAGAAATTTACCCATGGCAGCCCTCTATGATGGAAAACGCTATCTAATAGAAAAGTATGCTGTTGCTGTCACACCAGGTTTACAGTTATTGGAGCCACAATCTTTATTGCCAGAACAGTTAAATGTATTGCTAGCTGGAGCGACTGATGCTCCTAGTTTTCGAGCAGAGGGATTAAGTCCGTTAGATAATGTTGAGGTAGAATTAGCCGAAGTTGCCCAACAAATTACTAACCATCAAAAGTTAACCGAAAGAGAGTTTCTTCAACAAAACCTAAAAAACCTGATTAATTCGGTTCCTTTTAATGTTGTTCATATTGCCACTCATGGCACTTTTAGTTCCAACCCCGAACAAACTTATTTACTTGATTGGCAAAAGCGCATTAGAGTGAAAGACTTCGATAACTTACTACGAGTTAGAGAAGAACAGATTGCAACTCCAATAGAATTACTCATTTTAAGTGCTTGTGAAACTGCTGCTGGCGATAAAAGAGCCGCTTTAGGATTAGCAGGAATCTCTATTAGAGCTGGAACTCGCAGTACTTTAGCTACTCTCTGGCAAATTAATGATGCATCTACTACTGAATTTATGATTCAATTTTATCAGCAACTTAAAAATCCTCTGATAACCAAAGCTGAAGCATTACGTCAAGCTCAACTTGCTTTTCTAACTAAGTATTCAGATACCGATTACGATCGTCCTTATCACTGGGCTTCCTTTATTTTGGTCGGAAATTGGTTGTAA
- a CDS encoding filamentous hemagglutinin N-terminal domain-containing protein, translating to MVSIGDAIALLTPLVLLVGYCDHLNAQITPDRSLGNEASVVTPNVEIKGLPADRIDGGAIRDSNLFHSFQDFNIGDLQRVYFANPAGINNIFSRVTGSNLSEILGTLGVNGNANLFFINPNGIIFGENASLDVGGSFLGSTANSIVFPEGEFSASNVQEPPLLTINIPIGLNLPDNPGEIQLKNSNLRVDPSQNIVLLGGKIDSDGAALVAQGGRVDLGGLSQNGEIKFDNDGSLSFPNNIPRSNIFLRNQTVIRVDGEQGGNITLTGKNINITENTILQGGTSPETGLANSQSGDIIFNATKAVEINSSLIFNAVNAGDAGNIIILADSLSLANSTNMLNSTFGEGNAGSVFIEVDDFVSLADPGTFIDTGVRATGIGQGGNINIRAASLSISNRAQLVSAIFNDNIDMVAGQGNAGDINIDVSGAVTIKDAPSGLFSLVSTGAIGNGGNINISASSLSMSDGSNIFANSNGGGNGGLIQIDATDFVRILGTSNIRGDSSEISARTNSAHRGGDITINTNIFSLSNGGVINTQTVNDGDSGNITINVQQAEVLNGGQILSNSSGRGNAGKIALDATDFVIIAGVDTTLNDRVAKFGTSRGIINTLENGASGFFVRAEDSGSSGDLEITSPAIQLEDGGRIFADSAFGNGGNITIDTEKIVLLRLGSAISTTAGTAESGGDGGDINIDADLVVAFPQENSDITANAFSGKGGNINIDTQNIFGFELQENSNLSDITASSQFGLDGTVNINTSGIEPAQELGKLPIEIVDVSELINQNLCSAEQKGAFILTGKGGLSPSPKDTLNTDSGWEDWRILENSEFNHQQSSQTQSTEDSVRRSLLAENNHDSHQIVEAQSWFIAPNGNIILSAQPVKSVSRSSSFMSPDCRSLDQLQP from the coding sequence TTGGTCAGTATAGGTGACGCGATCGCGCTATTAACTCCTTTAGTCTTGCTGGTTGGATATTGCGATCACCTTAACGCTCAGATTACTCCCGATCGCAGTTTGGGTAATGAAGCCTCAGTGGTGACACCTAATGTAGAAATTAAAGGACTTCCCGCAGATCGCATTGATGGTGGCGCTATCAGAGATAGTAATCTGTTTCACAGTTTTCAAGATTTTAATATCGGAGATTTACAACGAGTATATTTTGCTAATCCAGCAGGAATTAATAATATTTTTAGTCGAGTAACGGGCAGTAATCTTTCAGAGATTTTGGGAACTTTAGGGGTAAATGGTAATGCCAATCTCTTTTTCATTAATCCTAATGGCATTATTTTTGGTGAGAATGCCAGTTTAGATGTTGGGGGTTCTTTTTTGGGTAGTACCGCTAATAGTATTGTTTTCCCTGAAGGGGAGTTTAGTGCTAGCAATGTTCAAGAGCCACCTTTACTAACAATTAATATACCCATTGGTTTAAACCTTCCCGATAACCCTGGAGAGATACAACTTAAAAATTCAAATCTGAGAGTAGATCCCTCTCAGAATATAGTTTTACTAGGTGGCAAGATCGATTCAGATGGAGCAGCTTTAGTTGCTCAAGGAGGAAGAGTTGACTTGGGGGGATTGTCACAAAATGGAGAAATTAAGTTTGATAATGATGGTAGCTTAAGTTTTCCCAATAATATTCCGCGATCTAATATATTTTTAAGAAATCAAACTGTTATTCGTGTCGATGGAGAGCAGGGCGGAAACATTACCCTCACAGGAAAAAATATCAACATAACTGAAAATACCATCTTACAAGGTGGGACATCACCTGAGACTGGTTTAGCTAATTCTCAATCGGGAGATATTATTTTTAACGCCACTAAAGCAGTTGAAATAAACTCAAGCTTGATCTTCAATGCTGTAAATGCTGGTGATGCAGGCAATATAATTATTTTGGCCGACTCTTTGTCATTGGCAAATAGTACTAATATGCTCAACAGTACTTTTGGAGAAGGAAATGCAGGTAGTGTATTTATTGAAGTTGATGACTTTGTTTCCCTCGCCGATCCTGGAACTTTTATTGATACTGGCGTAAGGGCTACTGGTATAGGTCAAGGAGGTAATATCAATATCCGTGCTGCCTCTCTCTCCATTAGCAACAGAGCTCAGTTAGTTAGTGCAATTTTTAACGACAATATAGATATGGTAGCCGGACAAGGAAATGCGGGCGATATCAATATTGATGTATCTGGTGCGGTAACAATAAAAGACGCCCCTAGCGGTCTCTTCAGTTTAGTATCAACAGGGGCGATCGGGAATGGAGGAAATATTAACATTTCTGCTAGTTCTTTATCTATGAGTGATGGTTCTAACATATTTGCCAATAGTAATGGAGGAGGAAATGGGGGTTTGATTCAAATAGATGCTACTGATTTTGTAAGGATTTTGGGTACGAGTAATATTAGAGGAGACTCCAGTGAAATATCAGCACGTACTAACTCTGCCCATAGAGGAGGAGACATCACAATTAATACCAATATCTTTAGTCTATCAAACGGTGGAGTCATAAATACTCAAACTGTGAATGATGGTGATAGTGGCAATATCACCATAAATGTACAACAAGCGGAAGTTCTCAATGGGGGACAAATTCTTTCTAATAGTTCTGGAAGAGGAAATGCGGGAAAGATTGCGCTTGACGCTACTGATTTTGTAATAATAGCTGGGGTTGATACCACCTTGAACGACCGAGTTGCCAAATTTGGCACAAGCCGAGGAATTATCAATACTCTAGAAAATGGAGCTAGCGGTTTTTTTGTTCGCGCTGAAGATTCTGGAAGTAGCGGAGATCTTGAAATTACCTCTCCCGCAATTCAGTTGGAAGATGGTGGCAGAATATTTGCTGATTCAGCATTTGGCAATGGTGGGAATATTACCATAGATACGGAAAAAATAGTGCTTCTAAGACTTGGTAGTGCCATCTCTACTACCGCTGGCACTGCCGAATCGGGCGGTGATGGAGGCGATATCAACATTGATGCCGATCTAGTTGTGGCTTTTCCTCAGGAAAATAGTGATATTACTGCTAATGCTTTTTCAGGGAAAGGGGGTAATATCAACATCGATACTCAAAATATCTTTGGATTTGAGTTGCAAGAAAATTCTAACTTAAGCGACATTACTGCTAGCTCTCAATTTGGTTTAGATGGAACTGTTAATATTAATACTTCAGGGATTGAACCTGCTCAAGAATTGGGAAAATTGCCCATAGAAATTGTTGATGTTAGTGAATTAATTAACCAAAATCTTTGTTCTGCTGAGCAAAAAGGCGCATTTATCCTTACTGGAAAAGGTGGCTTATCTCCTTCTCCAAAAGATACTCTCAATACTGATTCTGGTTGGGAAGATTGGCGCATATTAGAAAATAGTGAATTTAATCATCAACAATCATCTCAAACTCAGTCTACTGAAGACAGTGTAAGGCGATCGCTTTTGGCAGAAAATAACCATGACTCGCATCAAATCGTTGAAGCTCAGAGCTGGTTTATTGCACCCAATGGTAATATTATTCTCTCTGCTCAACCAGTTAAGTCAGTCTCCCGAAGTTCTTCCTTTATGTCACCTGATTGTCGGTCATTAGACCAATTGCAACCATGA
- a CDS encoding Rieske 2Fe-2S domain-containing protein, which yields MNSSTINQNLAETSNSVAILPGAPWLIAHKSMLKVNQPYKITFNHQDYVIWKNNDGEVFALNNICPHMQAPLSDGWICTERNTIACPFHALEFNGEGKLYQEDKLQGKPITQPLDLIVEDDLIWIYGNHQPRIPVPNLIPRITEGYQFLGIAGEQSIPALFLKCLKINYDFNHAIATHREPLKLDQIQVYNYQENGFYLTLEQEVMRVNNSWQEIIKNPVLFTAPKTLHNHFEYSFPSTSSLITQTDFGEVAQFFILYPETDQSTKTFVLLYIKPKNKFSHFLFLLLKSYWLKSFDLIIEQDAHALETLYSEQKPKIRLPREEIMFYAEKLYRKWNSIK from the coding sequence ATGAATTCCTCAACAATCAACCAGAATCTTGCCGAAACTTCCAATTCAGTAGCTATTTTACCTGGCGCGCCTTGGCTGATTGCCCACAAGTCAATGTTGAAAGTAAATCAACCCTACAAAATTACTTTTAACCATCAAGACTATGTTATCTGGAAAAACAATGATGGGGAGGTATTTGCCCTCAATAATATTTGTCCTCATATGCAAGCACCTTTATCTGATGGTTGGATTTGTACTGAGAGAAATACGATCGCTTGCCCTTTTCACGCTTTAGAATTCAACGGCGAGGGTAAATTATATCAAGAAGACAAACTACAAGGTAAACCGATTACTCAACCTTTAGACTTGATTGTGGAAGATGATTTAATTTGGATTTATGGTAATCATCAACCTCGAATACCTGTGCCTAATTTAATCCCTAGAATTACTGAAGGATATCAGTTTTTAGGCATAGCAGGAGAACAAAGTATTCCAGCTCTCTTCTTAAAGTGTCTCAAAATTAATTATGATTTCAATCATGCGATCGCAACCCACCGCGAACCATTGAAGCTCGATCAGATCCAAGTATATAACTATCAAGAAAATGGTTTTTACCTCACATTAGAACAAGAAGTAATGCGAGTAAATAATAGCTGGCAAGAAATTATAAAAAATCCAGTATTATTCACTGCTCCCAAAACCCTACACAATCATTTTGAATATTCTTTTCCTTCTACAAGTAGTCTCATAACCCAGACTGATTTTGGAGAAGTAGCTCAGTTTTTTATTCTTTATCCTGAAACCGATCAATCCACTAAGACTTTTGTTTTACTTTACATCAAACCTAAAAATAAATTCAGTCATTTTTTGTTTTTACTATTAAAAAGCTATTGGTTAAAGTCTTTTGATTTAATAATCGAACAGGATGCTCATGCCTTAGAAACTCTTTATTCAGAGCAAAAGCCTAAAATTCGTCTACCCAGGGAAGAGATTATGTTTTATGCCGAAAAACTATATCGTAAATGGAATTCAATTAAATAA